One window from the genome of Lysobacter helvus encodes:
- a CDS encoding DUF1294 domain-containing protein, with the protein MRLAGRVVEWQDARGFGFIEPNGGGDRAFVHIRAFPRGRRPAEGTRVTYTVQRDDRQRLNAIDVRVANAAPSKARSEATPSRLPRKWIGLAALAFFALAVWQQKMPPTVLMVYGGMSLVAVLVYAADKSRAQRDAWRTPESTLHFLALTGGWPGALVAQDLFRHKRSKASFQAVFWITVVANVAALAWWNAHR; encoded by the coding sequence ATGCGCTTGGCAGGACGGGTCGTCGAATGGCAGGACGCGCGGGGTTTCGGGTTCATCGAACCGAATGGCGGCGGGGATCGCGCCTTCGTGCATATCCGGGCATTCCCGCGGGGTCGTCGACCGGCGGAAGGCACGCGCGTGACGTACACGGTGCAGCGCGATGATCGCCAGCGCTTGAACGCGATCGACGTGCGTGTCGCGAATGCCGCGCCGAGCAAGGCGCGTTCCGAGGCGACGCCCTCGCGACTCCCGCGCAAATGGATCGGCCTCGCCGCGCTGGCCTTCTTCGCACTCGCCGTCTGGCAGCAGAAAATGCCGCCGACCGTGCTGATGGTGTACGGCGGCATGAGCCTCGTCGCTGTGCTCGTCTATGCCGCCGACAAGTCCCGCGCGCAGCGCGATGCCTGGCGCACGCCGGAATCCACGCTGCACTTCCTCGCGCTCACCGGCGGCTGGCCGGGCGCGCTCGTCGCGCAGGACCTGTTCCGGCACAAGCGCAGCAAGGCGTCGTTCCAGGCCGTGTTCTGGATCACCGTCGTTGCCAACGTCGCCGCACTCGCTTGGTGGAACGCGCACCGCTGA
- a CDS encoding RHS repeat domain-containing protein: MINVTSGRLRLAVFGALALACAPAGAQWATVRERVQQTTYEHNTSAWVLGQVRMRSTHDPVTGGVFGIARTDYEPTTALPVRVYNNVHLQETRTYNADGTPSTISDGRDSAGFDTTTAYADWKRGVPQRITFADGTSRLATVDDAGLIRTVTDETGAKTCYDYDAMGRVSRITHPSETQPGTCDTSAWHATTVTFAPAGQALFGIGADHWMRTEDTGGHRKVTHYDALLRPIVVEDIDVDAMADTHRWTAMRYDAAGRQVFASYPRNLFQTGWVDWDTVTGGTRTTYDAIGRVTRVEQDSELGVLATTTEHLDGFQTRVTAPRGTQTLTRYIAWDQPTTDLPGLITQAGQVTEIRRDAVGKPMRITRRDASGALSVDRTFVYDGEGRLCRTSEPETGNTVTGYDVMGNLAWQATGVTLQANDCDHVVAYYQGRTTTREYDTRGRLRAVALPDGRGNQAWSYWPDGQPHRVTTYNATGNGAPVVNTYAHSARRLLTAETLEHDDGTRWTQSYGYDRHGHLAALTTPKGTALQYAPNALGQPTQVRDTDGATYASDLAYYPNGTLRAFRYGNGIVHAMTQNARQFPARVTHGGGAMDYAYTYDAHANPTHIVDHVRGSTFDRTLAYDSLDRLTEATSCSFGGDCKHRFAYDVLDNLKSWTLAGVKDYAHYHYDPGTNRLANVQNSAGASVVGLGYDAQGNLTNKNGQLYAFDYGNRLRSVHGKEAYRYDAHGRRTQADRAAHGRSVFSMYTQDGQLAHQRDDIRGEDRDYVHLAGSLLATVAHRHSDGAVTTTFQHTDALGSPVAISDAAGNVIERLAYEPFGAVIGKPGHDGVGFAGHVMDGGTGLVQMQQRSQDKELGRFLTGDEASVDFVTGSNFNRYSYANNNPYRFADPDGRFAIQIVGGIAGALIGGGGSYLSGNSTKTVIRDTLIGFGVGTLSTIPGGGALAVGIRSGLASAAGDASSQALENGVKNIDSARTLKAGVLGMAVGGAAKGVADRMVPNKNIPGLPQSHPLVREGRAIAQSGSETRAGPIRNATEVATAGGTGAAVTGAQILVQDRKEQK; the protein is encoded by the coding sequence TTGATCAACGTCACCAGCGGGCGCCTGCGCCTGGCAGTCTTCGGCGCCCTCGCGCTGGCATGCGCACCCGCGGGGGCGCAGTGGGCCACCGTTCGCGAGCGCGTGCAGCAGACCACGTACGAACACAACACCAGTGCGTGGGTGCTGGGCCAGGTCCGCATGCGCAGCACGCACGACCCGGTGACGGGCGGTGTCTTCGGGATTGCGCGCACGGACTACGAGCCGACCACCGCGTTGCCCGTGCGCGTGTACAACAACGTGCATCTGCAGGAAACGCGCACCTACAACGCCGATGGCACGCCGTCCACGATTTCCGACGGGCGCGACAGCGCCGGGTTCGACACCACCACCGCGTATGCCGACTGGAAACGCGGCGTGCCGCAGCGCATCACGTTCGCCGACGGCACCTCGCGCCTCGCGACGGTCGACGACGCGGGCCTGATCCGCACGGTCACCGACGAGACCGGCGCGAAGACCTGCTACGACTACGACGCGATGGGCCGCGTCAGCCGGATCACGCATCCCTCGGAGACACAGCCCGGCACCTGCGACACCAGCGCCTGGCACGCCACCACGGTCACGTTCGCGCCCGCGGGGCAGGCGCTCTTCGGCATCGGCGCCGACCACTGGATGCGCACGGAAGACACGGGCGGCCATCGGAAGGTCACGCATTACGACGCATTGCTTCGGCCCATCGTGGTCGAAGACATCGACGTCGATGCCATGGCGGACACGCACCGCTGGACCGCGATGCGTTACGACGCGGCGGGTCGCCAGGTCTTCGCGTCCTACCCGCGCAACCTGTTCCAGACCGGCTGGGTGGATTGGGACACCGTGACCGGGGGAACGCGCACGACGTACGACGCGATCGGCCGCGTCACGCGCGTCGAGCAGGACTCGGAACTCGGCGTGCTCGCCACGACGACGGAGCACCTCGACGGATTCCAGACGCGTGTCACGGCGCCGCGCGGGACGCAGACGCTCACCCGCTACATCGCGTGGGACCAGCCGACCACCGACCTGCCGGGCCTCATCACGCAAGCCGGCCAGGTCACCGAGATCCGGCGCGATGCCGTCGGCAAACCGATGCGCATCACGCGCCGCGATGCGTCGGGCGCGCTATCGGTCGACCGCACCTTCGTTTACGACGGCGAAGGCCGCCTGTGCCGCACGAGCGAACCGGAAACAGGCAATACCGTCACGGGCTACGACGTGATGGGCAACCTCGCCTGGCAAGCGACCGGGGTGACGCTGCAAGCCAACGATTGCGACCACGTGGTGGCGTACTACCAGGGCCGGACCACGACGCGCGAGTACGACACGCGCGGACGCCTGCGCGCGGTGGCGCTCCCCGATGGCCGCGGCAACCAGGCGTGGTCGTACTGGCCCGATGGCCAGCCGCACCGCGTGACCACGTACAACGCGACCGGCAACGGCGCGCCGGTCGTCAACACGTACGCGCACAGCGCGCGTCGGCTGCTGACGGCAGAGACGCTCGAACACGATGACGGCACCCGCTGGACGCAAAGTTATGGGTACGACCGCCATGGCCACCTCGCTGCGCTGACCACGCCGAAGGGCACGGCCCTGCAGTACGCGCCGAATGCGTTGGGCCAGCCCACGCAGGTCCGCGATACCGATGGTGCGACGTATGCGTCCGATCTTGCGTACTACCCCAACGGCACGCTCCGCGCCTTCCGCTACGGCAACGGCATCGTGCACGCGATGACGCAGAACGCCCGCCAGTTCCCGGCGCGCGTGACGCACGGCGGCGGCGCGATGGACTACGCCTACACCTACGACGCGCATGCCAACCCGACGCACATCGTCGACCACGTCCGCGGCAGCACCTTCGACCGCACGTTGGCGTACGACAGCCTGGACCGCCTGACCGAGGCCACGTCCTGCAGCTTCGGTGGCGACTGCAAGCATCGCTTCGCCTACGACGTCCTGGACAACCTCAAGTCGTGGACGCTCGCAGGCGTCAAGGACTACGCCCACTACCACTACGACCCCGGCACCAACCGCCTGGCGAACGTGCAGAACAGCGCCGGTGCCAGCGTGGTGGGGCTGGGGTACGACGCGCAAGGCAACCTGACCAACAAGAACGGACAGTTGTACGCGTTCGACTACGGAAACCGGCTGCGGTCGGTGCACGGCAAGGAAGCCTACCGATACGACGCGCACGGGCGCCGGACGCAGGCCGATCGCGCGGCGCACGGGCGCAGCGTGTTCTCCATGTACACGCAGGACGGCCAGCTCGCGCACCAGCGCGATGACATCAGGGGCGAGGATCGCGATTACGTGCACCTGGCCGGCAGCCTGCTGGCCACGGTGGCGCATCGGCACAGCGATGGCGCTGTGACCACGACGTTCCAGCACACGGACGCGCTGGGCAGCCCGGTGGCGATCAGCGATGCAGCGGGCAACGTGATCGAGCGGTTGGCGTATGAGCCGTTCGGTGCGGTGATCGGGAAGCCGGGGCATGACGGCGTCGGGTTTGCCGGCCACGTGATGGATGGCGGAACTGGGTTGGTGCAGATGCAGCAGCGGTCGCAGGACAAAGAACTCGGTAGGTTCCTAACAGGTGACGAGGCGTCCGTTGACTTCGTCACGGGTTCGAACTTCAACCGCTACAGCTACGCGAACAACAACCCATATCGTTTTGCAGATCCGGATGGGCGATTTGCCATCCAAATTGTTGGGGGCATAGCGGGTGCACTGATTGGAGGAGGTGGCTCCTACCTGAGCGGGAACTCCACAAAAACGGTAATCCGGGACACTTTGATTGGATTCGGTGTCGGCACCCTGTCGACGATTCCGGGAGGAGGCGCCTTAGCAGTGGGAATTCGAAGTGGGTTGGCTTCTGCGGCAGGCGATGCGTCAAGCCAGGCGCTAGAGAACGGAGTCAAGAACATCGATAGCGCAAGGACATTAAAGGCCGGTGTTCTAGGCATGGCCGTGGGTGGCGCCGCAAAGGGAGTGGCTGATCGAATGGTGCCGAACAAGAACATTCCCGGCCTACCCCAGTCCCATCCGCTCGTCAGAGAAGGTCGTGCCATTGCACAGTCCGGCTCCGAAACAAGAGCCGGCCCGATTCGCAACGCGACGGAAGTCGCGACAGCTGGGGGCACAGGCGCCGCGGTGACCGGAGCGCAGATTCTTGTGCAGGACAGGAAGGAGCAGAAATGA